The Fibrobacter sp. genome includes a region encoding these proteins:
- the tgt gene encoding tRNA guanosine(34) transglycosylase Tgt: MNRFELLKTSKKSKARLGVVHTDHGDVTTPIFMPVGTEATVKAVTPAQLKDIKAEIILANTYHLYLRPTTPRIAKAGGIHKFMAWDGPVLTDSGGFQVWSLKDLRKITPEGVEFRSILDGSKHFFSPASVMNAQREIGADIIMALDECTPFPSTAKEAEHSLNYTLKWTAEAMQWLGEHPPIHGYDQQFFGIIQGGMHKNLRQQAIERIAELGPDGFAMGGLSVGEPTETMYEIADFCTDILPQDHARYVMGVGTPWNLLELIERGVDMCDCVMPTRNARNGMLFTSEGVLRYKAARHAEEFDKPVDPNCDCYCCRNFSRAYLRHLHHAGESLGFTLASIHNLHFYLHLMREAKRHIADDTFEEWKKEQCEILQRDLQ, encoded by the coding sequence GTGAACCGTTTTGAACTGCTAAAGACATCCAAGAAATCCAAGGCCCGCCTGGGCGTGGTCCATACCGACCACGGCGACGTAACCACGCCGATTTTTATGCCGGTGGGTACCGAAGCCACCGTCAAGGCGGTAACCCCCGCCCAGCTGAAGGACATCAAGGCAGAAATCATCCTCGCCAACACCTACCACCTGTACCTGCGCCCCACCACGCCCCGCATCGCAAAGGCAGGGGGCATCCACAAGTTCATGGCCTGGGACGGCCCGGTACTTACCGACAGCGGCGGATTCCAGGTATGGAGCCTGAAGGATTTGCGCAAGATTACTCCCGAAGGTGTGGAATTCCGGAGCATTCTGGACGGCTCGAAACACTTCTTTAGCCCCGCAAGCGTCATGAACGCCCAGCGAGAAATCGGCGCCGACATCATCATGGCCCTGGACGAGTGCACCCCCTTCCCCAGCACCGCCAAAGAGGCGGAACACAGCCTGAATTACACCCTCAAGTGGACAGCGGAAGCCATGCAATGGCTGGGGGAACATCCGCCCATCCACGGTTACGACCAGCAGTTCTTCGGAATTATCCAGGGCGGTATGCACAAGAATCTGAGGCAACAGGCCATCGAACGCATCGCGGAACTCGGGCCCGACGGATTTGCCATGGGAGGCCTCTCCGTAGGCGAGCCCACCGAGACCATGTACGAAATAGCGGATTTCTGTACCGACATCCTGCCCCAAGACCATGCCCGCTACGTGATGGGCGTGGGCACGCCCTGGAACCTGCTGGAACTCATCGAGCGGGGTGTGGACATGTGCGACTGCGTGATGCCTACCCGCAATGCCCGCAACGGCATGCTGTTTACCAGCGAAGGCGTGTTGCGCTACAAGGCCGCCCGCCATGCCGAAGAATTCGACAAGCCCGTGGACCCCAATTGCGACTGCTACTGCTGCCGGAACTTCAGCCGGGCGTACCTGCGCCACCTGCACCACGCCGGGGAATCCCTGGGGTTTACGCTGGCCAGCATCCACAACCTGCATTTTTACCTGCACCTGATGCGGGAGGCCAAACGGCACATCGCCGACGACACCTTTGAGGAGTGGAAAAAGGAACAGTGCGAAATTCTGCAGCGGGACTTGCAGTAA